A single Oncorhynchus mykiss isolate Arlee chromosome 22, USDA_OmykA_1.1, whole genome shotgun sequence DNA region contains:
- the LOC110501543 gene encoding C-X-C chemokine receptor type 4, producing the protein MSSYYETIIFYNDNSSEESGDYDLGYEEPCNRVSGDDFQRIFLPTVYGIIFLLGIVGNGLVLIVMGYQKKVQTKTDKYRLHLSVADLLFVLTLPFWAVDAASSWYFGGILCTAVHVIYTINLYSSVLILAFISMDRYLAVVHATKSQSTRTFLADRVIYVAVWLPAVILTVPDMVFATAQNRVSRTICQRIYPQETSFYWVAGFRFQHILVGFVLPGLVILTCYCIIIAKLSQGSKGQVLKRKALKTTVILVLCFFSCWLPYCVGIFVDTLMLLNVISHSCALEQSLQTWISITEALAYFHCCLNPILYAFLGVKFKKSARNALTVSSRSSHKILTKKRGPISSVSTESESSGALSS; encoded by the exons ATGTCTTCTTATTACGAG ACCATCATTTTTTACAACGACAACAGCTCGGAAGAATCAGGGGATTATGACTTGGGCTATGAGGAGCCGTGCAACAGAGTCAGTGGTGATGATTTTCAAAGGATCTTCTTACCGACAGTTTACGGAATAATATTCCTGTTAGGTATCGTCGGGAATGGACTGGTATTGATAGTGATGGGCTACCAGAAAAAGGTCCAAACGAAGACTGATAAATACAGGCTGCATCTCTCGGTGGCCGACCTCCTATTCGTCCTCACGCTACCTTTCTGGGCGGTGGATGCGGCCAGCAGTTGGTACTTTGGCGGTATCCTCTGTACCGCTGTGCATGTGATCTACACCATCAACCTGTATAGCAGCGTCCTCATTCTGGCCTTTATCAGTATGGACAGGTACCTGGCAGTGGTGCATGCCACCAAGAGTCAAAGCACCAGGACGTTTCTTGCAGACAGAGTGATCTATGTAGCTGTATGGCTACCTGCTGTGATTCTCACCGTGCCTGACATGGTGTTTGCCACAGCTCAGAATAGAGTCTCCAGAACCATCTGTCAACGCATCTACCCCCAGGAAACTAGCTTCTACTGGGTGGCGGGGTTCCGTTTCCAGCACATTCTGGTAGGCTTTGTCCTTCCCGGGTTGGTCATCCTCACCTGCTACTGCATCATCATCGCCAAGCTGTCCCAGGGGTCCAAGGGTCAGGTGTTGAAGAGAAAGGCTCTCAAGACCACTGTCATCCTTGTCCTGTGCTTCTTCAGCTGCTGGCTGCCATACTGTGTGGGGATCTTCGTGGACACCCTGATGTTGCTCAATGTGATCTCCCATAGCTGTGCCCTGGAGCAGAGTCTGCAGACTTGGATCTCAATCACAGAGGCTCTGGCATACTTTCACTGTTGTCTCAACCCTATCCTTTATGCTTTCCTGGGTGTTAAATTTAAGAAATCTGCCCGGAATGCACTGACTGTCAGCAGTAGATCAAGTCATAAGATACTGACAAAAAAGAGAGGACCCATTTCATCTGTGTCTACTGAATCTGAGTCTTCAGGTGCCCTGTCCAGTTAA